Proteins from one Microtus pennsylvanicus isolate mMicPen1 chromosome 7, mMicPen1.hap1, whole genome shotgun sequence genomic window:
- the Sult1c3 gene encoding sulfotransferase 1C3 isoform X2, which produces MSSEEMKNLHLEERHPEAETKEVNGILMSKMISDNWDKIWNFQAKPDDLLIATYAKAGTTWTQEIVDMIQNDGDVQKCQRANTFDRHPFLEWTLPPPLNSGLDLANKMPSPRTLKTHLPVQMLPPSFWKENSKIIYVARNAKDCLVSYYHFSRMNKMLPDPGTWEEYVETFKAGKVLWGSWYDHVKGWWDVKDQHRILYLFYEDMKEDPKREIEKIVKFLEKDISEEVLNKIIYHTSFDVMKENPMANYTTLPASIMDHSISPFMRKGMPGDWKNYFTVAQSEAFDEDYKTKMAGSTITFRTEI; this is translated from the exons ATGTCCTCGGAAGAAATGAAAAACCTCCATCTGGAAGAACGGCACCCGGAGGCAGAAACCAAAGAGGTGAATGGGATCCTCATGTCCAAGATGATAAGTGATAATTGGGACAAAATCTGGAACTTCCAAGCAAAGCCAGATGACCTCCTCATTGCGACCTATGCAAAGGCAG GGACCACCTGGACACAGGAAATTGTGGACATGATCCAAAACGATGGGGATGTGCAAAAGTGCCAGCGTGCCAACACCTTTGACCGCCACCCTTTCCTCGAGTGGACTTTGCCTCCACCCCTCAACTCGG GTCTGGATCTGGCTAACAAAATGCCTTCACCTCGAACCCTGAAGACTCATCTTCCTGTTCAGATGCTGCCCCCTTCCTTCTGGAAAGAAAACTCAAAG ATTATCTATGTGGCCAGAAATGCCAAGGACTGCCTGGTATCTTACTACCATTTCTCAAGAATGAATAAAATGCTGCCTGACCCTGGTACATGGGAAGAATACGTTGAAACATTCAAAGCTGGAAAAG TGCTGTGGGGCTCCTGGTATGACCATGTAAAGGGATGGTGGGATGTGAAAGACCAGCACCGCATTCTCTACCTCTTCTATGAAGACATGAAAGAG GACCCAAAGAGAGAAATTGAGAAGATTGTAAAATTCCTGGAAAAAGACATATCAGAGGAAGTTCTAAATAAAATCATCTATCATACCTCCTTTGATGTAATGAAGGAAAACCCGATGGCCAACTATACCACTCTACCCGCCAGCATCATGGACCACTCTATCTCCCCTTTCATGAGGAAAG GGATGCCTGGAGACTGGAAGAACTACTTTACTGTGGCACAAAGTGAAGCTTTTGATGAAGACTACAAAACGAAGATGGCGGGGAGCACTATTACTTTCCGCACAGAGATCTGA
- the Sult1c3 gene encoding sulfotransferase 1C3 isoform X1 — protein sequence MSSEEMKNLHLEERHPEAETKEVNGILMSKMISDNWDKIWNFQAKPDDLLIATYAKAGTTWTQEIVDMIQNDGDVQKCQRANTFDRHPFLEWTLPPPLNSGEFPPLGYSGLDLANKMPSPRTLKTHLPVQMLPPSFWKENSKIIYVARNAKDCLVSYYHFSRMNKMLPDPGTWEEYVETFKAGKVLWGSWYDHVKGWWDVKDQHRILYLFYEDMKEDPKREIEKIVKFLEKDISEEVLNKIIYHTSFDVMKENPMANYTTLPASIMDHSISPFMRKGMPGDWKNYFTVAQSEAFDEDYKTKMAGSTITFRTEI from the exons ATGTCCTCGGAAGAAATGAAAAACCTCCATCTGGAAGAACGGCACCCGGAGGCAGAAACCAAAGAGGTGAATGGGATCCTCATGTCCAAGATGATAAGTGATAATTGGGACAAAATCTGGAACTTCCAAGCAAAGCCAGATGACCTCCTCATTGCGACCTATGCAAAGGCAG GGACCACCTGGACACAGGAAATTGTGGACATGATCCAAAACGATGGGGATGTGCAAAAGTGCCAGCGTGCCAACACCTTTGACCGCCACCCTTTCCTCGAGTGGACTTTGCCTCCACCCCTCAACTCGGGTGAGTTCCCCCCACTGGG GTACTCAG GTCTGGATCTGGCTAACAAAATGCCTTCACCTCGAACCCTGAAGACTCATCTTCCTGTTCAGATGCTGCCCCCTTCCTTCTGGAAAGAAAACTCAAAG ATTATCTATGTGGCCAGAAATGCCAAGGACTGCCTGGTATCTTACTACCATTTCTCAAGAATGAATAAAATGCTGCCTGACCCTGGTACATGGGAAGAATACGTTGAAACATTCAAAGCTGGAAAAG TGCTGTGGGGCTCCTGGTATGACCATGTAAAGGGATGGTGGGATGTGAAAGACCAGCACCGCATTCTCTACCTCTTCTATGAAGACATGAAAGAG GACCCAAAGAGAGAAATTGAGAAGATTGTAAAATTCCTGGAAAAAGACATATCAGAGGAAGTTCTAAATAAAATCATCTATCATACCTCCTTTGATGTAATGAAGGAAAACCCGATGGCCAACTATACCACTCTACCCGCCAGCATCATGGACCACTCTATCTCCCCTTTCATGAGGAAAG GGATGCCTGGAGACTGGAAGAACTACTTTACTGTGGCACAAAGTGAAGCTTTTGATGAAGACTACAAAACGAAGATGGCGGGGAGCACTATTACTTTCCGCACAGAGATCTGA